The following coding sequences lie in one Alloacidobacterium dinghuense genomic window:
- a CDS encoding M48 family metallopeptidase, translating to MFIESVYTLPPDKLEKAIHLSRWHTALHFGDVAWTVMILWLLVRLRLGERIREWAASLTQKAWLQGFIVAPIWVTVLLLIGLPAEAISHAVSLHYGLSIQRWVDWFGDWALESLLMLLLGTLALSCLYALMRHSQRHWWLWFWLITMPGVVVGIYAVPIFIDPLFNHFSPLEKSDPALVAQLEKVVARGGIDIPPSRMFLMDASTKSTGVNAYVTGFGASKRIVVWDTALELASTDEILFIYGHEQGHYVLRHIVRGLIFSAGLIFVFYWIAFQLLRWLVKCRGDAWRIRSVEDWASVGLVLLMMTVLSFVSEPMANAFSRVVEHQADVYGQEVIHGLVADPQRVATQDFQRLGEVWLDNPSPNRFVEWWTYSHPSTTARMRFAAGYDPWTDEREPRYFRK from the coding sequence ATGTTCATCGAATCTGTTTACACGCTTCCTCCTGACAAACTGGAAAAGGCGATTCATCTAAGTCGTTGGCACACGGCGCTGCATTTTGGCGACGTGGCGTGGACAGTGATGATCTTATGGCTGCTGGTGCGCTTGCGCCTGGGTGAACGAATTCGCGAATGGGCTGCGTCGCTCACACAGAAAGCATGGCTGCAGGGTTTTATCGTGGCTCCGATCTGGGTGACCGTGCTCTTGTTGATCGGTCTGCCGGCAGAGGCAATATCGCATGCCGTTTCGTTGCACTATGGACTGTCGATACAACGCTGGGTTGACTGGTTCGGCGATTGGGCATTGGAATCGCTCCTTATGCTGCTGCTGGGCACGCTTGCTCTGAGCTGTCTTTACGCATTGATGCGACACTCGCAGCGGCACTGGTGGCTTTGGTTCTGGTTAATCACGATGCCAGGGGTGGTTGTCGGAATCTACGCGGTGCCGATCTTCATCGACCCGCTCTTCAATCATTTTTCTCCGCTGGAAAAGAGCGATCCGGCGCTTGTTGCACAACTGGAGAAGGTAGTTGCCCGGGGTGGGATCGATATTCCGCCGTCACGGATGTTTTTGATGGATGCAAGCACGAAGTCGACCGGCGTGAATGCCTATGTGACCGGCTTCGGCGCCTCGAAGCGCATCGTGGTTTGGGATACGGCGCTGGAGCTGGCCTCGACGGATGAGATTCTTTTTATCTACGGGCATGAGCAGGGTCACTATGTGCTGCGCCATATCGTGAGGGGGCTGATTTTTTCGGCTGGGCTGATTTTTGTCTTCTACTGGATTGCATTTCAGCTGCTGCGGTGGCTGGTGAAATGCCGCGGAGATGCGTGGCGTATTCGTTCCGTTGAGGACTGGGCATCTGTGGGTTTGGTTCTGCTGATGATGACTGTGCTGAGTTTCGTTTCTGAGCCGATGGCGAATGCTTTCAGCCGCGTGGTCGAGCACCAGGCTGATGTGTATGGGCAGGAAGTGATTCATGGGCTCGTCGCCGACCCGCAACGAGTGGCGACGCAGGATTTTCAGCGTCTCGGAGAGGTTTGGCTAGACAATCCGTCGCCAAACCGGTTTGTGGAATGGTGGACGTACAGTCATCCTTCGACGACGGCACGGATGCGGTTTGCGGCGGGGTATGATCCTTGGACGGATGAGCGAGAGCCGCGGTATTTCAGAAAGTAG
- a CDS encoding SPOR domain-containing protein, whose translation MSGRKKLIGCAASAGIALIVGCGHKQQAVYAPPPPPPPAIHAPAPSVAQAPSSVPPVTNPPTPSTEETADETFVESHTPIYSETGMASWYGPPYHNHRGANGQIFDQNAMSAAHRTLPMGSLVRVTNLQTGQAAVMRITDRGPFVPDRVLDLSVASAKIVGVWRPGTAQVRIDVYEAPKPIDEGGRWCVQIGAFSKEKEAVKLEEHLERKYHTANVIEFTGPTGHWVRIRPMNDDKDRAVEIAKELKPEEGEAYLVRLD comes from the coding sequence GTGAGCGGCAGAAAGAAGCTGATTGGGTGTGCGGCCTCTGCAGGGATTGCCTTGATCGTTGGCTGCGGACACAAACAGCAGGCAGTGTATGCTCCTCCACCTCCGCCGCCACCGGCGATCCATGCTCCGGCGCCCAGCGTGGCGCAGGCTCCGTCATCGGTTCCACCTGTCACCAACCCACCAACACCTTCCACGGAGGAGACGGCGGACGAGACATTCGTAGAATCGCACACTCCGATTTATTCAGAAACAGGCATGGCGAGCTGGTATGGACCGCCGTATCACAATCATCGCGGAGCGAATGGGCAGATTTTCGATCAGAATGCGATGTCGGCTGCGCACCGCACGCTGCCGATGGGATCGCTCGTGCGCGTAACGAATTTGCAGACGGGACAGGCGGCGGTAATGCGGATCACGGATCGCGGGCCGTTTGTGCCGGATCGCGTGCTCGATCTTTCTGTGGCTTCAGCCAAGATCGTTGGTGTGTGGCGGCCGGGGACGGCACAGGTGCGCATCGATGTGTACGAAGCCCCAAAGCCGATCGACGAGGGTGGCCGGTGGTGTGTGCAGATAGGCGCATTCAGCAAAGAAAAAGAAGCGGTGAAGCTTGAAGAGCACCTGGAGCGGAAATACCACACCGCCAACGTGATTGAATTTACCGGGCCGACCGGGCATTGGGTAAGGATTCGTCCAATGAATGACGACAAGGACCGCGCTGTGGAAATTGCCAAGGAACTGAAGCCCGAGGAAGGCGAGGCCTATCTGGTGCGGCTTGATTGA
- a CDS encoding glycosyltransferase has product MSSPPPRVAYFPDSFHEINGVAHTSREFEAFIRRRDLPFLSIRAGDRIPRLLTEGQLTTLELTRGPLSFGLEKDLSFDLGFFRHLPLIARTLQNFRPDLIHITGPSDFGMMGALMSNHFHLPLVASWHTNVHEYAAKRSGWFLNLLSDKTAPAAERQIQEISLYASARFYSIARVLFAPNLELCALLERATRRPCKLMQRGVDTEQFSPHHRNRPNADKDFVLGFVGRLSVEKNVALLVRIREQLLEAGLSNFRFLIVGHGVQEPWLREHLPNAEFPGVLRGLSLSRAYANMDLFVFPSHTDTFGNVVLEALSSGVPAIVTPDGGPRYIVREDQTGCVAEDENFASAILGILRNPLLHRQMCAAARADALSRSWDAVFENVYAAYALALEQPGAK; this is encoded by the coding sequence ATGTCTTCTCCACCGCCGCGCGTGGCCTATTTCCCTGACTCGTTCCACGAGATCAACGGCGTAGCCCATACCAGCCGTGAGTTTGAGGCATTCATCCGCCGCCGCGATCTGCCATTCCTGAGCATTCGCGCCGGAGATCGCATCCCGCGCCTGTTGACCGAGGGGCAGCTCACCACACTGGAGCTCACGCGCGGTCCGCTTTCCTTTGGCCTGGAAAAAGATCTGAGCTTCGATCTTGGCTTCTTCCGTCACCTGCCCCTCATCGCCCGCACGCTGCAAAACTTCCGCCCCGACCTCATACATATCACCGGACCCAGCGATTTCGGCATGATGGGCGCTCTCATGTCGAACCACTTTCATCTTCCGCTCGTCGCCTCCTGGCATACAAACGTGCACGAGTATGCAGCCAAGCGCTCAGGATGGTTTCTCAACCTGCTATCCGACAAGACCGCGCCCGCAGCAGAGCGTCAGATTCAGGAGATCAGTCTCTACGCCAGCGCGCGGTTCTACTCCATTGCGCGCGTGCTTTTCGCGCCGAATCTCGAACTATGCGCGTTGTTGGAACGCGCTACGCGCAGGCCCTGCAAACTCATGCAACGCGGAGTCGACACAGAACAGTTCTCCCCGCATCATCGTAATCGCCCAAACGCCGACAAGGATTTCGTTCTCGGGTTTGTGGGCAGGCTCTCGGTCGAGAAGAACGTCGCGCTCCTGGTTCGCATCCGTGAGCAGTTGTTGGAAGCGGGGTTGAGCAACTTCCGCTTTCTCATCGTAGGGCATGGCGTGCAGGAACCGTGGCTGCGCGAACATCTTCCCAATGCTGAGTTTCCCGGAGTCTTACGCGGTCTCTCTCTTTCTCGCGCCTACGCGAATATGGATCTCTTCGTTTTCCCCTCGCATACCGATACCTTCGGAAACGTAGTGCTTGAGGCACTTTCCTCGGGTGTTCCCGCCATTGTCACTCCGGATGGAGGTCCGCGTTACATCGTTCGGGAAGACCAGACCGGCTGTGTCGCCGAGGATGAGAATTTTGCCAGTGCGATCCTCGGCATCCTCCGCAATCCGCTACTGCACAGGCAAATGTGCGCTGCCGCACGGGCGGATGCGCTCAGCAGATCGTGGGACGCGGTATTTGAGAACGTTTATGCTGCCTATGCGTTAGCGCTCGAGCAGCCAGGCGCAAAGTAG
- a CDS encoding TonB-dependent receptor, with protein MARTYRTHPRLIRYLFLVLAVLLGNQGLSAQVASGNIAGVVTDATGAAVVGASVSVTSTATNAERKTVTNGVGEYRFDLLPVGNYQLEVEASGFSHAQVKGLQVLVGTTATVNVPVTTGQVAQTVEVTAGNQLVDTEKTDVSTSVTQRDIQALPLNGRDFANLAILAPGVKQVDSYDPTKNRYAIYAVNGSSGRNTNTTVNGIDNKDNTVGGAVMQLPLEAVQEFNISPNRFSAANGKSEGAALNVVTKSGTNQFHGSLYGFFRTQDFQTNNYFAEKGDQPKPDYSRQQYGGSFGGPIRKDKDFGFFAYEGLRERSSLSVNPDSFNELTIAANSGAFNPAPQPAHTLPTPYDDKRYNGRVDHSFSDTERAFISYTAQDNKSNNDQSTSQNDLSEGNFTINDLILTNFTLNSLLKSNIVNNFTFGFQYWNNLIDSTTRTPYVTFPDGTSFGTNVNVPQKSSQHKFQFRDDFSWVHGTHTFRTGVDFIYEPQVGGFFENNPTPEFDFFDLPSNITDPSKYPQGFATPGLVQAMTGTSGDPSFNLSPKMLGLYFQDDWKISPRFLLNLGIRYDRDIDTYGIDKQKNSRTVQELQAAAATGVPTVPATRNGIAGVGYVPDLSYIGGTYTGLPHNDNLDFSPRIGFAFDVFGNSRVIVRGGYGLYFGQTFENIPLFMLQQANNTVFANTFSIACNGPGDTSCSAANTVPGTDILLSNWRYGVDPMPVIPPASYDLAPGSTGRLMNPAYRNPYTQQINFGLQIAPNPHSVVEVEYVQARGIHENKTVNINPTEYFNGGIRPFSAAFAAAGVPVLGRFGEEESIGRSYYDALNLSYRQQMWKRVTGTANYTYGKALAFEGNPAAFRNTATNPFLGQFRRQDYGPAPNDETHHLTAAATFALPWKISISPIFQVGSPRPVDVYSSSDKWGVGSGRGNAHAIIPKGGKMNDFASLTALFNADGSVYSSSFYKSCLTGGTCEEASYNSTRGQTFVELDARIGKTITIAEKYNIDLFFQGFDLTNRANFGGGTSLQGNVNSLNTNDPSSFLKPLTFITPNSSVLPTSFTGEFGARFSF; from the coding sequence ATGGCTAGGACGTACAGGACGCATCCGCGTCTCATTCGCTATTTGTTTCTTGTGCTTGCTGTTCTTCTGGGGAATCAAGGATTATCGGCCCAGGTGGCGAGCGGCAATATTGCTGGTGTAGTCACTGATGCAACCGGAGCTGCTGTCGTCGGGGCCTCCGTCAGTGTCACCAGCACCGCCACAAATGCAGAGCGTAAGACAGTCACGAATGGGGTAGGCGAGTACCGCTTTGATCTCTTGCCGGTGGGCAACTATCAGCTTGAGGTCGAGGCCAGCGGATTCAGTCATGCACAGGTGAAGGGGCTTCAGGTACTGGTTGGCACCACGGCCACCGTCAACGTTCCGGTAACGACTGGGCAAGTGGCCCAGACCGTTGAGGTGACCGCGGGCAACCAGTTGGTAGATACCGAAAAAACCGATGTCTCCACTTCTGTCACGCAAAGAGACATTCAGGCTCTTCCTCTGAACGGACGCGATTTCGCGAACCTTGCGATTCTCGCGCCTGGCGTCAAACAGGTCGACAGCTACGATCCAACCAAGAACCGCTACGCCATCTATGCGGTGAATGGATCATCCGGTCGCAACACCAACACCACCGTCAACGGAATCGATAACAAAGACAATACCGTTGGCGGCGCCGTCATGCAGTTGCCTCTCGAAGCTGTGCAGGAATTCAACATCAGCCCGAACCGCTTTTCCGCCGCGAACGGCAAGAGCGAAGGTGCCGCTCTCAACGTAGTCACCAAGTCGGGCACCAACCAATTCCACGGCAGCCTCTACGGCTTCTTCCGCACTCAGGACTTCCAGACCAACAACTATTTTGCAGAAAAGGGCGATCAGCCAAAGCCTGACTACAGCCGGCAGCAGTACGGTGGCTCGTTCGGCGGCCCCATCCGCAAAGACAAAGACTTCGGCTTTTTCGCCTATGAAGGACTCCGCGAGCGCTCCAGCCTTTCCGTCAATCCGGATTCCTTCAATGAACTGACCATTGCGGCAAACAGTGGCGCATTCAACCCTGCCCCGCAGCCCGCGCACACGCTGCCCACTCCGTACGACGACAAGCGCTACAACGGTCGCGTCGATCACAGCTTCAGTGACACCGAACGGGCTTTTATCAGCTACACGGCACAGGACAACAAGAGCAACAACGATCAGTCCACTTCGCAGAACGATCTGTCGGAAGGCAACTTCACGATCAACGATCTGATCCTGACCAACTTCACCCTGAACTCTCTGCTCAAATCGAACATCGTCAACAACTTCACCTTCGGCTTCCAGTACTGGAATAATCTGATCGACTCGACGACGAGAACGCCCTACGTCACCTTCCCCGACGGCACCAGCTTCGGAACCAATGTCAATGTTCCGCAGAAGTCCAGCCAGCACAAATTCCAGTTCCGCGACGATTTCTCCTGGGTGCACGGCACGCATACGTTCCGCACGGGCGTGGACTTTATCTATGAACCACAGGTCGGCGGATTCTTCGAGAACAACCCCACTCCCGAGTTCGACTTCTTCGATCTCCCCTCCAACATCACCGATCCGAGCAAGTATCCTCAGGGATTCGCGACACCAGGTCTGGTGCAGGCCATGACCGGCACTTCCGGCGATCCGTCCTTTAACCTGTCGCCGAAAATGCTCGGACTCTACTTCCAGGACGATTGGAAGATATCTCCGCGCTTTCTCTTGAACCTCGGTATCCGCTATGACCGCGACATTGATACCTACGGCATCGACAAGCAGAAGAACAGCCGCACGGTACAGGAACTGCAAGCCGCTGCTGCCACCGGTGTTCCCACCGTACCGGCAACGCGCAATGGCATCGCCGGCGTAGGGTATGTGCCAGATCTCAGCTACATCGGCGGCACCTACACGGGTTTGCCGCACAACGACAACCTCGACTTCAGCCCGCGCATCGGTTTCGCCTTCGATGTCTTTGGCAACAGTCGAGTCATCGTGCGCGGCGGCTACGGTCTCTATTTTGGCCAGACCTTCGAGAACATCCCGCTGTTCATGCTGCAGCAGGCCAACAACACCGTCTTCGCCAACACCTTCAGCATTGCCTGCAATGGTCCTGGCGATACAAGCTGCTCGGCTGCCAACACTGTGCCCGGCACAGACATTCTCCTCAGCAACTGGCGCTACGGCGTCGACCCGATGCCGGTGATTCCGCCAGCCAGCTATGATCTTGCGCCCGGCTCCACCGGCCGCCTAATGAACCCCGCTTACCGAAACCCTTACACGCAGCAGATCAACTTTGGCCTGCAGATCGCTCCGAATCCCCACTCCGTAGTCGAAGTGGAATACGTGCAGGCGCGTGGCATTCATGAAAACAAAACCGTCAACATCAATCCAACCGAATACTTCAATGGCGGAATCAGGCCATTCTCCGCAGCCTTTGCAGCGGCTGGTGTTCCTGTGCTCGGTCGATTCGGCGAAGAAGAGTCGATCGGACGCTCGTATTATGACGCGCTGAATCTCAGCTATCGCCAGCAGATGTGGAAGCGCGTCACCGGCACAGCCAACTACACCTATGGCAAGGCGCTCGCCTTTGAAGGGAATCCGGCAGCCTTCCGTAACACGGCAACCAATCCCTTCCTTGGCCAGTTCCGCCGCCAGGACTACGGTCCGGCTCCGAACGACGAGACGCACCACCTTACCGCAGCGGCCACGTTTGCTCTGCCCTGGAAGATCAGCATCTCTCCGATCTTCCAGGTCGGCTCCCCACGTCCGGTGGATGTCTACTCGAGCAGCGACAAGTGGGGTGTGGGCTCTGGTCGCGGCAACGCCCACGCGATTATTCCCAAGGGAGGCAAGATGAACGATTTTGCCTCGCTCACTGCACTCTTCAACGCGGACGGCAGTGTATACAGCAGCAGCTTCTACAAGTCCTGCCTGACGGGTGGAACCTGCGAGGAAGCTTCTTATAACTCGACGCGAGGACAGACATTCGTAGAACTCGACGCCCGAATCGGCAAGACCATCACCATCGCCGAAAAGTACAACATCGATCTCTTCTTCCAGGGCTTCGACCTAACCAATCGAGCGAATTTTGGTGGTGGTACGAGCCTTCAAGGCAATGTGAACTCGCTTAATACGAACGATCCGTCTTCGTTCCTCAAACCACTTACCTTCATCACCCCGAACAGCAGTGTGCTCCCAACATCATTCACCGGTGAATTCGGCGCGCGCTTCAGCTTCTAA
- a CDS encoding FAD-dependent oxidoreductase gives MPERETTTCCIAGGGPAGVMLGYLLARAGVRVIVLEKHKDFFRDFRGDTIHPSTLELMRELGLLDEFLKLPHQRVPSIGGLFGDYAFTAADFSHLPVKCKFIALMPQWDFLNFLSEHGKRFSTFDLRTEHEAVGLLESEGVIKGVRVKTPQEEIEIAADLVVACDGRHSTVRDAAGFKVIDLGVPVDVLWFRISRKSEDSYQALGRIDYGSMLILINRGDYFQSGLIIRKGAFDSVKEAGIPAFHESLLRIAPFLGQRVKEISNWDQVKLLSVQINRLRKLYKPGLLCIGDAAHAMSPAGGVGINLAIQDAVATANILAEPLRAGRVTEDLLAKLQERREFPVRVIQAAQERAHNASLNFLGHPEKAHAPWQMRAFFKIPGIRRIIGLGIGLGVRPEHIHSPLEKSVIRDTM, from the coding sequence ATGCCAGAACGCGAAACCACAACCTGTTGCATCGCCGGAGGCGGCCCCGCAGGCGTGATGCTCGGTTACCTGCTCGCGCGCGCAGGCGTCCGTGTTATCGTGCTCGAAAAGCACAAAGACTTCTTCCGCGATTTTCGCGGCGACACCATCCACCCCTCGACGCTCGAGCTCATGCGCGAGCTCGGCCTGCTCGACGAATTCCTGAAGCTGCCGCACCAGAGAGTGCCCTCCATCGGCGGCCTCTTCGGCGATTACGCCTTCACCGCAGCCGACTTCTCCCACCTGCCCGTGAAATGCAAATTCATCGCGCTCATGCCGCAGTGGGATTTCCTGAATTTCCTCTCCGAGCATGGAAAGCGCTTCTCCACCTTCGATCTCCGCACGGAACACGAAGCTGTAGGTCTCCTCGAAAGCGAAGGCGTCATAAAAGGGGTTCGCGTCAAAACTCCGCAAGAAGAAATCGAAATCGCGGCCGACCTCGTCGTAGCTTGCGATGGCCGCCACTCAACCGTGCGCGACGCTGCCGGCTTCAAAGTCATCGACTTGGGAGTGCCAGTCGATGTTCTCTGGTTCCGCATTAGCCGGAAATCCGAAGACTCTTATCAAGCCCTCGGCCGCATCGACTACGGCAGCATGCTGATCCTTATCAATCGCGGCGACTATTTCCAGAGCGGCCTCATCATACGCAAAGGCGCTTTCGATTCCGTCAAAGAAGCCGGCATCCCCGCCTTCCATGAGTCTCTGCTGCGCATCGCGCCCTTTCTCGGCCAGCGTGTAAAAGAAATTTCAAATTGGGATCAAGTAAAGCTTCTCTCCGTCCAGATCAACCGCCTGCGCAAGTTATACAAACCCGGCCTGCTCTGCATCGGTGACGCAGCCCACGCCATGTCTCCCGCCGGCGGCGTCGGCATCAATCTCGCCATTCAGGACGCCGTAGCCACCGCCAACATCCTCGCCGAGCCTCTGCGCGCAGGGCGAGTAACCGAAGACCTGCTCGCAAAGCTTCAGGAGCGGCGCGAGTTCCCGGTTCGAGTGATCCAGGCAGCGCAGGAAAGGGCCCACAACGCCTCGCTCAACTTCCTCGGGCACCCTGAAAAAGCCCACGCCCCATGGCAGATGCGCGCATTCTTCAAAATCCCTGGAATCAGACGCATTATCGGCCTGGGCATCGGACTCGGCGTCCGCCCCGAACACATTCATTCACCACTGGAAAAATCCGTCATACGCGATACCATGTAG
- a CDS encoding TonB-dependent receptor gives MRRIAFTFLFLLLLMGQHARATVFGQVDGVVHDPQHRPIGGAQVTLRASHSDFAETQTTNPDGGFQFATIPLGEYSISIAQSGFATLDQPIRVTSDSTATLHFQLSLSTVRETVQVTEKSLGTNPDSVTPTTLISREDIALTPGADRTNSMAMITDYVPGAYMTHDMLHMRGGHQLSWLIDGVDIPNTNIASNIAPQIDPKDIDYLEAERGSYTADMGDRTYGIFNVVPRTGFEGNREGQLVMSLGNFYQTNDQLSLGDHTERFAWYTSLNGNRSNYGLSPPIEQPVHDAANGYGGLASFIYNHDPANQIRVVTQARTDYYQIPCDPDPNSWQNQLYNSSGLRDGEHETDAYTAMTWVHNFSTSTLLQLSPFYHFNSAKYEPSVNDFPTATTSDQTGNYAGLQGSISTVVAKNSISGGVYGYGQHESDLFGVVFNDGSNPNFSYPQSVSGGVEEVFVEDNYKPTSWLALIGGLRQSHFQGDVTDNEVYPRVGVAVTIPKIHWVFRGFYGRYYQPPPLTSISGPVLEFATGNNTSFVALHGERDEEHQFGVQIPFRGWLLDADTFQTRANNFLDHSNIGESSIFIPVTVQGALIQGWELTLRSPQLWRYGQFHLSYSNQIAQQRGPITGGLICYPPDSADCAVDPGYSPLDHDQRNTLNVGFNGRLPWHAYGSFNVYYGSGFSNGFTDPPSPYSGNYLPAHTTADLSIGKSFAEKLTVSVTAVNVANTRVLLDNSLTFGGFHYNDPRQIYGEVRYRFHF, from the coding sequence ATGCGCAGAATTGCATTCACTTTTCTTTTTCTATTGCTGCTGATGGGCCAGCATGCGCGGGCTACTGTCTTTGGACAAGTGGACGGGGTTGTGCATGACCCGCAGCACCGGCCGATCGGAGGTGCGCAGGTCACGCTGCGTGCGTCGCACTCTGATTTTGCAGAAACACAAACTACAAATCCTGATGGCGGGTTCCAGTTTGCAACAATTCCTTTGGGCGAGTACAGCATCTCCATCGCGCAATCAGGATTTGCCACGCTCGATCAGCCCATCAGAGTGACGTCGGATTCTACGGCCACACTGCATTTTCAACTGTCGCTCTCGACCGTTCGGGAAACCGTGCAGGTGACGGAAAAGAGTTTAGGCACGAACCCTGATTCGGTCACGCCGACGACGCTGATCAGCCGCGAGGACATCGCATTGACGCCCGGCGCTGATCGCACCAATAGCATGGCGATGATTACCGACTACGTGCCGGGCGCCTACATGACGCACGACATGCTGCACATGCGCGGCGGACATCAGTTGAGCTGGCTCATCGACGGTGTGGATATACCGAATACGAACATTGCGAGCAATATCGCTCCGCAGATTGATCCCAAGGACATTGATTATCTCGAAGCGGAGCGGGGCAGCTACACGGCCGACATGGGAGATCGCACCTACGGCATCTTCAACGTTGTTCCCCGCACCGGTTTTGAAGGCAATCGCGAGGGCCAGCTGGTGATGTCGCTGGGCAATTTCTACCAGACGAATGACCAGCTCAGTTTGGGGGATCACACAGAGCGGTTCGCCTGGTACACCAGCCTGAACGGCAATCGCAGCAACTATGGCCTGTCGCCGCCGATTGAACAGCCAGTGCATGACGCGGCAAACGGCTATGGGGGCCTTGCATCCTTTATCTATAACCACGACCCTGCGAATCAGATTCGCGTTGTGACGCAGGCGAGGACGGATTACTACCAGATTCCCTGCGATCCTGATCCCAACAGCTGGCAAAACCAACTCTACAATTCGAGCGGGCTGCGTGATGGCGAGCATGAGACGGATGCCTATACCGCAATGACCTGGGTTCATAACTTCAGCACTTCAACGCTGTTGCAGCTCTCGCCCTTTTATCACTTCAACAGCGCCAAATATGAGCCGAGCGTGAACGACTTTCCGACGGCGACGACATCTGATCAGACGGGGAACTACGCCGGGCTGCAGGGATCGATCTCAACGGTGGTTGCCAAGAATTCGATTTCGGGGGGCGTGTATGGATATGGCCAGCACGAGAGTGATCTGTTTGGCGTTGTCTTCAACGACGGCAGCAACCCGAACTTCTCCTACCCACAGTCAGTTTCCGGAGGAGTAGAGGAAGTATTTGTCGAAGACAACTACAAACCAACTTCATGGCTTGCATTGATCGGCGGGTTGCGTCAGAGCCACTTTCAAGGCGACGTTACTGACAATGAAGTCTATCCGCGTGTTGGAGTGGCTGTAACGATTCCCAAGATTCACTGGGTCTTCCGTGGATTTTACGGGCGCTATTATCAACCTCCGCCGCTGACCAGCATCTCCGGACCAGTGCTGGAATTTGCGACCGGCAACAACACCAGCTTCGTTGCCTTGCACGGTGAACGCGATGAGGAGCACCAGTTCGGCGTGCAGATTCCTTTCCGAGGATGGCTGCTGGATGCGGACACGTTCCAGACCAGGGCGAATAACTTTCTCGACCACAGCAATATCGGTGAGTCGAGCATTTTTATTCCGGTCACGGTGCAGGGTGCGCTGATCCAAGGGTGGGAGCTTACACTGCGTTCGCCGCAATTGTGGCGTTATGGGCAATTCCACTTGTCGTATTCAAATCAAATTGCACAGCAGAGGGGACCGATTACCGGGGGCCTGATCTGCTATCCGCCGGATTCAGCGGACTGCGCTGTCGATCCGGGATATTCGCCGCTGGATCATGACCAGCGCAACACACTCAATGTCGGCTTTAACGGCAGGCTTCCCTGGCACGCTTATGGCTCGTTCAATGTGTACTACGGCTCAGGATTTTCGAATGGGTTCACCGATCCGCCTTCGCCTTACAGCGGCAATTATCTTCCCGCACACACGACCGCCGATCTTTCGATTGGAAAGTCGTTCGCAGAGAAACTTACCGTTTCAGTGACGGCGGTCAATGTCGCGAACACTCGTGTGCTGCTGGATAACAGTCTGACCTTCGGCGGCTTTCACTACAACGATCCGCGCCAGATTTATGGCGAGGTTCGCTATCGTTTTCATTTTTGA